The DNA region CGCGGGTGTCGCCGGGACTGATCGGCGCGGCGCGGACGCTGGGGGCGTCGGGCGGGCGGGCGGCGCTGACGGTCGCGCTGCCACTCGCGCTGCCGGGGTTGCTGGCCGGAGTGATTCTGGTCTTTCTGTATTCGGCACTGAGCTTCGGGCTGCCGCTGGCGCTGGGGGGCGAGCGGTACGCCACGCTGGAGGTGGAAATCTATACGCTGACGGCCTACCAGTTCCGGCTGTCAGAGGCGAGTGCCCTGATCGCCGGGCAACTCGCGCTGACGCTGGGGGCGACGTGGGCGTATGTGACCCTGCTGCGCGGCGGGACGGGCGTGCCCGCGAGCGGCCTGCCCCCGGCGCGGGGTGCGGCGGCGGTGGGCCTGTGGAGCCTCGTGACGTTGGTGGTCCTGCTCTGCTTCGGGCCACTGCTCGCCGTCGTGGCGCGGGGGCTGCTGGGGTCAGCCGGGCCGACGCTGGCCTACTGGCAGGGCATCCTGGCGGACCCGGAGACGCCGCTGCTGGTGGGCAACACGCTGCGTTTCGGACTGTTCGGGCTGGCGGGGGCCGTGCTGCTGGGCGGATTGCACGCGCTGGGGGCCTGGCGGGCACGGTCCCGCCTCCTCGACCTGCTCTCGCTGCTGCCGCTGATGGTGTCGCCCGTGAGCCTGGCAGTGGGCTACCTGCTGGCGTACCCGGCGCTGTCGGCCACCCTGCCCCTCCTGATCGCGGCCTATACGCTGCTGGGCTTTCCGCTGGTGACGCGCAGCCTGCTTCCGGCGCTGCGGGCACTCCCGCCCCGGTTGACGGAGGCGGCCCGCACCCTGGGTGCTCGGCCCCTCGGGGCGCACCGCACAGTCACGCTGCCACTCACGCTTCCAGCCCTGCGGGGCGGTGCGGCGCTGGCGCTGGCGACCGTACTGGGCGAGTTCGGAGCGACGCTGGTGCTGACCCGGCCCGAGTGGGCGACCCTCAGCGTGGGGCTGTATGACCGGCTGGGCCGCCCCGGCGAGCGCAATCTGGGCGAAGCCTGTGCGCTGGCGACGGTGCTGCTGCTCCTCGCAGCCGGGGCCTTCACCTTGCTGGACGGCGGGGAGGGGGAGGTGACGTGAGCCAGAATGCGGCCGTGCCCGCCCTCTCCCTCCACAATCTCTCCAAACGCTATGGCCCCACCCTGGCCGCCGGGGAAGTCTCTCTGACCGTCGGCGCAGGTGAAACGGTTGCCTTGCTGGGGCCGAGTGGCTGCGGCAAGAGCACGGTGCTGCGCTGCGTGGCGGGGCTGGAACGTCCCGATATGGGCCGGGTGGAGATCGGTGGGCGGGACGTGACGGCCCTGCTCCCGGAGGCGCGGCACGTCGGGCTGGTCTTTCAGGACTACGCCCTCTTTCCGCACCTGACCGTGCTGGGCAACGTCGCCTACGGTCCCCGGATGCGGGGAGCGCGGCGGGCGGAGGCCGAGAGGCGGGCGCGGGACGCCCTGGCGCTCGTAGGCCTGGACACCTTGGCGGAGCGCAAGCCCGCGCAGCTTTCCGGTGGGCAGGCGCAGCGGGTGGCCCTGGCCCGTGCGGTGGCGACCGGGGCTCCCCTGCTGCTTCTCGACGAGCCACTGAGCAATCTGGACGAGCAACTCCGGGCGCGGCTGCGCGCCGACCTGCGGGCGCTGTTCGGCCAGGTCGGCGCGGGCGTTCTGCTCGTCACCCACGACCAGCGGGAGGCGTTGGCGCTGGCCGCCCGGGTCGCCGTCATGCGGGCTGGACGGTTGGTGCAGGTGGGGGGGGCACAGCAGGTCTTCGCCCGGCCCGCGACCGCGTGGGTGGCGGCCTTCCTGGGGCACGCGAATGTGCTGGCCGCTCCGGGCGGTGTGGCGCGGCTGATCCCGGAGGAGGCGGTGCGGCTGGGCGAGGGCGACCCCTTCCCCGTCACCGCGCACCAGCCCACCGACACCGGGGCCGAGGTGACGGTCGCGCACCCCCTCGGCCCCCTCACCCTGCACCTCAGTCCCCGGGAGGCAGCGGACATCGAAGAAGGGCGCCTCAGGCTGAACGTGGACGAGGAGCGTGTCCTGACCCTGCCGGATGACCGGGAGGGCCTG from Deinococcus sp. HSC-46F16 includes:
- a CDS encoding iron ABC transporter permease, which encodes MTPSPRTGWLLALPPLLFLTLFLALPLARTLAEGGVNLAIWQDPYFLGRLTWTLTQAGASALLALLIGAPLAYLLSRHAVPGKALLLRLLLLPFVTPTLVAVLGLSALLGPQGWISRPLSLDLEETPALLILGNLFFNLPVMVRLAYAGFSRVSPGLIGAARTLGASGGRAALTVALPLALPGLLAGVILVFLYSALSFGLPLALGGERYATLEVEIYTLTAYQFRLSEASALIAGQLALTLGATWAYVTLLRGGTGVPASGLPPARGAAAVGLWSLVTLVVLLCFGPLLAVVARGLLGSAGPTLAYWQGILADPETPLLVGNTLRFGLFGLAGAVLLGGLHALGAWRARSRLLDLLSLLPLMVSPVSLAVGYLLAYPALSATLPLLIAAYTLLGFPLVTRSLLPALRALPPRLTEAARTLGARPLGAHRTVTLPLTLPALRGGAALALATVLGEFGATLVLTRPEWATLSVGLYDRLGRPGERNLGEACALATVLLLLAAGAFTLLDGGEGEVT
- a CDS encoding ATP-binding cassette domain-containing protein, which gives rise to MSQNAAVPALSLHNLSKRYGPTLAAGEVSLTVGAGETVALLGPSGCGKSTVLRCVAGLERPDMGRVEIGGRDVTALLPEARHVGLVFQDYALFPHLTVLGNVAYGPRMRGARRAEAERRARDALALVGLDTLAERKPAQLSGGQAQRVALARAVATGAPLLLLDEPLSNLDEQLRARLRADLRALFGQVGAGVLLVTHDQREALALAARVAVMRAGRLVQVGGAQQVFARPATAWVAAFLGHANVLAAPGGVARLIPEEAVRLGEGDPFPVTAHQPTDTGAEVTVAHPLGPLTLHLSPREAADIEEGRLRLNVDEERVLTLPDDREGL